CGCCGTTCTGTCCTACGCTGGTGGCGAAGTAGGAATCCAGCGGACCAGCACTGTTCCAGAACAGTTTGGTCAACAGGAATTCCTCGGTCGCCACCGCAGCGTTCGCAAGGGATTCCGGCAACGACCGGTACACGCCGAGGTCGTCGTTGATGTAGGACTCCCACGAAAACGGCACGAGCGCGCCGTACTTTTTCGCGGCGTACTCGTATTTCGCGTCATCCAACCGCCCGATCTGGTACTCGCCCAGCGCGGGCACTTCCTGAAGCCGCGTCACCGTGTTGGAAATCCCGAACCGTTTCACGGTACGGAAATCCGGCACGGTGGAAATGCGCGCAATGTTCCGCATGACGCGGGGCGCCGCTTCGTAGGCCGCCAACAACTGGCGGTCGAGGGTATCGGCCATCAAGTAATTGAAATCCGACGCGCCCTGAGCCTCTTTCAGGCGGTAGGTCCACTCGTGATCGGGCAGCCGGTCGGTGTTTTCGACCAGCCGGTTGAACGAGGCCAGCCGGTCAGTCCAATCGGCGGGTTTGCGGGTTTCGCGGATCGCTTGGAGGCCGTCCCACGATTCCATAAGTTTCATCAGTTCCATTGTTCAATCCTTCCGTGTTGTACTATTCGCATAGCACAACCCGTTTAGTGTTGTCCTGTTATGCCCACGCCAGCACTACGGTGATGATCGCGTCCGCCAAAGACGTGGCCGCGCCGGAAGCGAGTTTCAGCCGGAGCGCATCGCCCTGCACGAGATCCTCTTTGCCGTCAGCCGTGGCGGCCTTGATGATGTCCGTGTTTGGAGTGGACGCCAAATCGAACGCAGCCGCGAGGCAAACATCGCCAGCGCCCGCCGCCTCGCCGTCCCCGCACTTTTCGAGGGTCAGCGTTCCAGCCTGTCCCGCCGCCGTGCCGTACCTCAACGACGCCGAAACCACCGAACATGCCGCCGGTGCAACGAAGATCTGTTTCGCGACGTCCGCAGCAGCGAACTGGTACGACGTGGTGAAATACTGTCCTACCACATTCCCAACAGCCGTTACGGTCGTTACTTGGGGCAACAGGCAAACAGGGATCACCGTGGCCGAAGATCCGCCGGTGGCCGCGCCAAGCGCGAATCCGAACACGACGCCGGTGTTGATCTTCGACAGAATGCCGGTGTCGGTCGCGATATAAATCGTATCGCCGACCGCGACGTTGCTGTTGCCGCCGCCGTTTTGCGGCACGACAGCGAGATCCCAGACGCCTTTGGTGGACACCGCAATGTAGTCGGTGGCCGCGCTTGCGCTTTCGAGTGCTACGCCGTGCAGTCCGTTGACATACACCGGATCGCCCGCGTCGGCAAGGCCGTCCGTGTGCGATGGATGCGTCAACGTGGATTCGAGCAGGGTCAGGATTTCGCCGGCAAACCGCTGTTTACCGGCATCTCCGCCCACCTCGTAGGGGTTGATAGAATACGCCATGTCTAGGCTCCTTCAGTTGTAGTGTACTACGTTTCTGGTTATGGCAGGCTGCTATCTGTGCCCGCGTGCGGCGATTTCAGCCAAACGAATGGCCTCGTCGCGTGGTTTGCCGCGCGACATAAACGACGCGACAAACGATTCCTTCAGCGATTCGATTGATTTTTGGCCCGAATTGTCGGGCGAATTGGCCGGAACCGTACCGCCGCATTCTTTCACGACGCCCGGTATACCGGCGGATTTCAGATATTCGCGCTCTTCCTCGACGGCCTCTTTCACGCCATCCACGGATTCCGCGTTCTCGAACCGTTTCGAGATCCGCGTTTTGGCGGCATCGGGCAGTTTCGATTCGGCGAGAATCTTTTGGATTTGCGCGGCGGCCTCGGCCACTTTCGCGGCCTTTTCCTGTTCAAGGGCTTTCGCGGCAAACTCCTCGATTTTCGCCTTGTATGCGTCGCGTTCCGCCGCCAGCGCGGTGTTTTCGGCCCGCAACGAGTCGTAAGACGCGCGCAACGATTCCAGTTCGGATTTGACCTGTGCTAATTCATCCATTGTATCAGTTTCCTCATACGGTTGGCCCGCTATCTGTTCTACCAGATCCGGGCGCAATGCTTCCAGTGTTTCGCGGTCCAACGCTTCCAGCGCGTCCGCCGATTCGCATACCAGCACCTCGCCGCCCGCGCCGGGTTCCGTCACGAAGTCCACGGAACGGACTTTACGGATGGATTCTACAACAAACGTGTGTACCCCGTCAATAGTACGCCTAGACATAGCGGCTATGGCGTTTATGGACACGCCTATTGTGCCTAGCAAATTGGATTCGCTTAGGTTCACCAGCATCTGGCGCAGTCCGTCATGCACGATGTGCGCAGTTCCCACAATCGCGCCGTCCGATTCGCGCATACGCACGTTCCGCAAAACGCCGCCCAATCGCAACAGGCTTCCCTCTGGCCGCTCCGCGTCCTCTTTGTCGGTTTGATGGTCGATGTACATTTTCACGCCATCGAACATCGGTATGGCCGATTCCAGCGCCTCTTTAGTGTAGAACCGTTTCCGGCTTGAATTGAATCCGGGGCGAATCACAACCACCTCGGCCGTTTTGCCGGTGTCGCATCCCTCCAGTACAGCCGATTCCGTGACGCTGGCGTTTACCGTGCCTGGTATCGTTTCGGGCCAGCGTTCAACCGGCACGCCGCATTTTACCAGCGCGGACCGGATTTTCGCGCGCGCCTGCAACCGCGCATCTTTCGATAGGCCGCTATTCGGCAGGTTGCGGGCCGCCTCGATAACCGTTTCGGCGTCAAGCCCCTTGCCATGTTCCCAGAGGCGCAACTTCCAATTTTCTACCGGCACATTGTCCCCGGCATACGCGAACGCCGCCGCCGGGTACCTGTGCCCGTGTTCCAGTTTCGTTACTGTCATAATATGGCCAGCCTCCTATAATTCCGGTTCGCTACCGTCCGCCATGACGTACCGGGCATAACACCGGCAATTCGGATGCGCCGACGGGTAGGAATCGCCGCTTGGGAATGTGTCGCCCATAGATATTACACCTATCGCGGCGTTTCCCTCGCATGTTTCGCAGGTCTTTTCATCGCCCACGTCGACCCAGATTTTCGAGTCGTAGCCCATATCGGCCCCGGCGGCCATTGCGCCAGCGTTCAGCGCGTTGTTTGCCTCGGTGGACGCGATGACTTTGGCGCGTTCCGCTGTCATTGTATCGTCCTGCACGGTGTCGAATATGGAATCGGCGATAGACTGAATTGAATCGCCGCGCCCGATGCCGTCCGCAATGGCTTTGCCGATACGCCTGTTGTCCGCGCCTGACAGATCGTCGAATAGGTTTTTCGCCCGTTGCCGCGCATAGGTTTTTGCTTTTGCCACCGAAACGGTCCGTTTGCCGTTCCACGATGTCTCATAGGCGTATGACAACGCATCCTGATAGGCCTGCTCCGCCGCTGGAATCAAACGTTTTTCCACATAATCAATCGCGGGCGCCATAAACTTTTTGGTGGCGGTTTGCGCCGTTTCGCCAACGATTTCATCCCAAGACACTTTGCGTTCCTGTACCATGTCGCTAGTAGACTCGGTTATACCCGCAAGATCTGCCGCCGTTTTCACCTCGTCCGCCACTTGGCGCACGACGCCGCCGATAAATTCGCGGGTGGCCGCCGCGCGGAACAGCGCGCCATAAGCCGCCGTCACGCGCCGGAACCGTTTCTCGTGCATCCGGCCCATCCGCGAGTCTATCGCGTGGCTGGCAACCGCCGCTTCGAGTATCCGGTCTACCATTTCGCCGGTACACTCCGACAGAATCGCGTCTATCTCGCGCGGTACGGTCAACATGCGCAGCCGCTCCCGGACTTCGATTCCCTCGCCTTGACAAGTAGCCGCGTGAATTCGCGCAACATCCGGCCCGATTCGGTCGCCGGGGCTTCCGCGTACCCGTCCAACACCGCTTGGGGATCGGGCACGTTCAACAGGTGTAGTACGAATTTTTGGATATCCTCGGATTCACCGAATTGCGGGAACTGTACCAGTGTCGCGTTTATGTTCTGCAACATGGTTTGCCGCGACACCGGGTACGGTTCGGGTAATGTTACAGTGATCCCCGCGTCCTCAATGGATATGTCCCTCTCGTCGAGTTCGGCCAAAATGAGGTCGCTATAGATC
This genomic interval from Candidatus Hydrogenedentota bacterium contains the following:
- a CDS encoding DUF2190 family protein; its protein translation is MAYSINPYEVGGDAGKQRFAGEILTLLESTLTHPSHTDGLADAGDPVYVNGLHGVALESASAATDYIAVSTKGVWDLAVVPQNGGGNSNVAVGDTIYIATDTGILSKINTGVVFGFALGAATGGSSATVIPVCLLPQVTTVTAVGNVVGQYFTTSYQFAAADVAKQIFVAPAACSVVSASLRYGTAAGQAGTLTLEKCGDGEAAGAGDVCLAAAFDLASTPNTDIIKAATADGKEDLVQGDALRLKLASGAATSLADAIITVVLAWA
- a CDS encoding phage minor head protein, giving the protein MLTVPREIDAILSECTGEMVDRILEAAVASHAIDSRMGRMHEKRFRRVTAAYGALFRAAATREFIGGVVRQVADEVKTAADLAGITESTSDMVQERKVSWDEIVGETAQTATKKFMAPAIDYVEKRLIPAAEQAYQDALSYAYETSWNGKRTVSVAKAKTYARQRAKNLFDDLSGADNRRIGKAIADGIGRGDSIQSIADSIFDTVQDDTMTAERAKVIASTEANNALNAGAMAAGADMGYDSKIWVDVGDEKTCETCEGNAAIGVISMGDTFPSGDSYPSAHPNCRCYARYVMADGSEPEL